CACGCGGGCCACCGCGGCAAATGTCATCTCCCGGCACAGCGTCAGCACGAGCGCTTCAAACAGCAGCGTGAAGCCGTCCAGCTTGCCTATCCAGTCGGGTTCGACCAGGCGCACCGAGCCGTCCGGCAGACGCACCCGCGGCACCCGAACCTCCAGATAGCACTCGTGCTGAAAGAAGTTGAGGTGGCGCAGCCGCTTGATCTGGGTGTCGTGAGCCGGATGCTCGCCCGCGACGCCGGGATAGGGAAAGCGCGTACCCGCGACAAAGTCCACGGCAATGGTCAGTTCACGCCGCGCGGCATCGAAATCGACGCCTTGCACGTACCACGGGGCCTTGATTCCCAAGGCGGCTTCAAACAGTTGGGTCTGGTTCATCGGTTCACGTTGTCTTGCAGGGCTGGTTGCCGCATTCTGCCGCAACCAGCCCTGTCCCAGCTTACTTCTTCAACGCGCGTCAAGTATTCGCTTCGCCGGGCTGACGCCCGTACTTGACCCGCCAAACCAGCCACTCGGAATTTGAAATAGGCCCATTTTCCAGGTCCATATCGCAAGCCAACGTCCACCCCTTCGTGCGACAAGTCTGCAAGCAGAGCGGAAGCCCGTATGTTGACTTCGATATCCGGATTGCTTTGATGCAAACTCGCGAGCCGGGGAATGAGCCATCTGGCAGCAAAGGCTGGTAGAACACTGACCGTGACAATCCTTGAGCGTAGTTTTCGCGCTCTGACTTCTTCAATGCCTTGCGCAAGACGCGACATGCCTTCCGAAACGTGCAGCGCCAGCCGTTGGCCCGCCTCGGTAGGCACCATGACATGGCCATCGCGGCGGAACAACTTCACACCTAACAATTGTTCGAGACTCTTGATGTGATGGCTCACGGCTCCATGGCTCAAGCCTAGTTCGTCAGCGGCGCGACTGTACCCACGTTGGCGAAACGCCGCTTCAAATGCACGAAGTGCTGACAAGGGTAAATGAGGACGAGGCATATGTGAATTGAAGTAACGTTTAGCACGAGTATTTATCGTTGGATGTGTGGTCGCAGCCCCCATATCATGGGCCCGAAACGCAAATACACTGAAGGGATAACTCGTGCGAAAAACAAGCGATGGAAGAGATTACGCCGGAGGCAGAGGCACCATGGCACCGACGCGCTTTCGTTTCGTGGTCGTAGGACTGCTGTTCATGATCGCCACTGTGAACTATGTTGACCGCGGTGCGCTATCGTTCGCGTCAGAACACATTATCGGAGCTTTCGGATTCGACAGCGCACAGTGGGGTGAAATACTGGGATTTTTCGGCTACGGTTACATGTTCGGAGCTCTAATCGGTGGTGTGTTGCTGGACCGCTGGGGCGCCCGCAAGGTCTGGATGGTTGCAGGGGTCGCCTGGTCGATATTTGAGGGCGGCACTGCCATTGCAGGAGAGCTCGGGTTGACCGTCTTCGGAGGCAGCGCTCTTGCCGGCTTTGCAGTCATGCGGAGCATTTTCGGTTTTAGTGAGGGCCCCGCCTTCTCAAGCATTAACAAAACAATTGTGAGATGGGCGGCGCCGAGTGAACGTGCGATGCTTTCATCTTTCGCGCTCGCGAGTACTCCGTTTGGTGCAATGCTTGCGGCGCCGATCACTGTCGGACTGCTTACCGCTACTGGCAACTGGCGTATGACATTCGCGATACTTGGCGCTGGCAGTCTTCTCCTGATCGCTATATTTGCGTGGGTGTTCACTGATAGTCCAGAAGAGAGTCGCCGGGTCAATGCCGCCGAACTCCGAAAGATTCGGCATCACGCACCAACAGTCTCACCGACAGCGCCCCCTCCGGACTCGAACGAAGAAATCCCGGGCTGGCTTTCGTTTTTCTCAAGTCGCACATTGGTATGTAACGCTATTGGCTACTTTGCGTTTCTTTACGTGACGTTTCTGCTGCTCACATGGACGCCAAAGTACCTTCAGAACCAATTCCACTATAGTCTTTCATCTCTTTCGTACGTCGGCGCCATCCCATGGCTCGGATCGTGTCTTGCGGTCTTGATCGGCGGCCGACTCTCGGATTTGATATTGACAAAGACGGGTGACTTGCGGATCGCACGCGGCCAGTTCGCGGCCGCCTGTCTGCTGCTTGCGGGCGTGTGCTTTTTGCTGGTCCCGAAGGCGGGATCTGCAGCAGGTGTTCTAGCGCTGATGACGATCGCGAACGCACTGAACACCTTGCCAAATGCAGTGTATTGGGTTGTCGTGTTGGATACCGCCCCGCGCGCCCGCATCGGTACATTTAGTGGTATGACGCACTTTATTGCGAACATCTCGTCTGTCGCGGCACCTACGCTCACCGGATACCTGGTCAAGGTTAATGGCTACAACGCCATGTTCTTTGCCGCCGGACTAGTCTCGCTTGTCGGAATGATTGCGATGTTATCCGTAGTGCCAGGTGTATTCGTCAAACGTAAGCTCGCTCTTGTGCAGCCTGACGCACGCCGGGCAGAAATTCCGGACAACGGCAACAGAACATCATGACGAAACATCAATCCAAAATCAGCGCGTCCAAGGGGGCGGACGACGACGGTAATTGTGCAACGATACTTGCGCAGTCCGCTGCGATGGAAGCCGGGCAGGCAAGCAGCTCGGAACAAGTGGAACTGTGCATTGCCCGGATCGACGATCCAATGGGCGAGGGAATTCGCACTTTTACAAAGGTGTGGCGCGAGCAAGCACGAGACGTTGCCGTCGCCCAGGACACGCTACTTCGGTCGGGCTACCGGGCCTCCCCAATCGCCGGCATACCGGTGTCTATAAAAGATCTACTAGACGTTAAAGGGGAAGTAACGCGAGCTGGTGCACTCGCGCTCGACGATATGCCGGTAGCTGCGTGCGATGCGCCTGTGGTATCTCGGCTACGGTCGTCGGGGGCGGTGCTCATTGGCCGTACCAACATGACGCCTTTTGCATTCTCGGTGGTCGGGCTCAACTCTCATTTTGGCACCCCAGGGAACCCGTGGGACCGCGATCGCATTCCCGGAGGATCGTCGTCTGGTGCGGCGGTCTCGGTGGCTGACGGCATGGTTGCCGCCGCGATCGGCTCTGATACCGTTGGCTCTATTCGCGTCCCGGCAGCCCTTTGCGGCGTTGTCGGCTTCAAACCTACTCAGCGCGCGGTGCCATTGTCAGGAGCGGTTCCGCTGTCGGCGACACTTGATTCGATTGGACCGCTTGCCCGATCGGTGGCTGATTGCGCCGCGATTCATGCAGTCATTTCAGGCGAAGCCGCAGTACCTCTGGATATGGTTGGTGTCCGTGGGTTGACCTTCGGCGTGCCTCGCGAAATAGTGCTTGACGACTTGGACATCGAAGTTGGGCGCGCGTTCGAGCGCGCCTGTGCGCTAATTTCGGAAGCTGGGGCGCGGATACAACTAGTCTCTTTCACAGCACTTCGCGAAGTGGATGCGCTCAATGGCAATCGCGTAATTCAATTAGCAGAAGCATATGCATGGCATCGGGAACTGCTCGAGCGGCGTGGCACCGACTACGATCCCCGCATTAGCGCCCGGGTGAGAAGTGGAGCACAGATACTGGCTGCCGAGTACCTGTCGATGCTTTCACATCGTCGTCGCCTCATGCGAGAGTTCGACGGCGCTACGTCAGGGTTCGACGCGTTGTTACTCCCGACGACCTCAATTATCGCTCCGACGTTCGACGAATGTATGGCTGCGGAAGATGCTGTCCGGACGAAACTACTACGAAATACCGCCCCGTTCAATTTTCTCGACTGCTGTTCGATTTCGCTGCCTGTACACCGCCCAGGCGAAGCTCCGGTCGGCCTGATGGTTGCTGGACACAGGAACGGCGACTGGCAACTGCTGAAAGTAGCCAACGCGATCGAATCAATCATTGCGGGCACTGGACGCTGAAGCTATTTTTAGATCAGCGAACACTTTGGGGACGATCGGGATGCCCGCGACTGCACCGTCCGTTTTCCTTTTTTATCCAACCTAACATATAGGAAGTAGGCAGATGCCATATTTGCAGCTCGATGTAAACGGTCAGTACCCGCCAGAGGCAAAGGCGCGGCTTGCGCAGCTTCTTTGCGAAACGTATGCAAGCATGATGAGCGTCGACATCCGCCGCATTAGTGTCGCGGTGAGGGAGTGCGGAGACGGTGGTGTTTGGCGAATGATTGATGGCCGCCCGCAACCTGTCGCAGTTCTAATGTGCGACATCCGAAGGGGACGCTCCGCTGAGTTGCGGCTCGAAGTCGCTAAATCGCTCTGCCGGCACTGTATCGAAATCCTCGGGCTTCACGAGGACCGCCTAAATGTTGAGTTCACTCAGCATGCCGGCGATGAAATGTACCACCCGACACTAGGTGGGTACAGCCCGGAGTGGTCTGAAGACGAGAGGTCAGGGGCGTGATCGTTCTTATATAGGGCAGTTCTGAACGTTCCCAGCCCGGGAACACGACTGCGCCGACGCCTAGCGGATGCCTCCTGTTGATAAGGCATCCGATGGCAATCCGCTGTGCTCGGCCAGCGTAATAGCGAGGACCAGCAGGGCCGTCTCATCCGTCTCCATGCTCTCCCCGTGTCCTCGAAGTAACTCGTGCAACGCCGACAGTAGTTCACTGATCGACGAGCCGCTCTCCGACGTCACCGGCCAGGCGCGCAACAGGTAAGCAAGCTGGACAATCCTTCGGCGTTCGCAGAAGACATCAAACAGGCGAGTACAGGCATCGTCGAAATGCCAATTTTGGATTTTCGAACTCGCCGGACCGGAGGTCGGATTTGGAGGAGGATTGGCGAAATTTCTGGCGCGGCTCCTAAGGGTCCACCGCCCTATAGACGCACACCTCCTGATTGTCGTCGACATATTCACGATCCAATAAATTTGATGCCGTCTCTAGGAGTCACCGATATGTTCCCGTGAATCGCGCACACACCTGTTCCGACATGGCAGCCGAGAACGTCATGACGGCCACAACATGCAGTGTGCGTTCGCTACGCCATCGGAAGGGGATCTTTTCGATATGGCCAAAGAAGCATCCGCCTCGGTGCTCGCCACGGAGCATTGGTTGTGGAACTACTTCGACTTAGAAGTTAACGTTGTCTGCGCCTTTTAGCGAAAGGATCGTTCTGGCTTCCTCCGGCGTCGCCACTTCGAGCGAAAATTCGCTGAGCAGTCGCCGGACCTTTCGGACTTGGTCTGCATTGTCTTTTGCCAAGCGTCCTTTCTTTATATACAGGCTGTCCTCAAGCCCGACACGGACGTTTCCGCCCATAATGGCCGCTTGTGTCGCGACAGGCATTTGGTGCCGCCCTGCGGCGAGTACTGACCAGATGTAGTCGTCGCCAAATAGGCGATCGGCCGTTTGGCGCATGAAGACTACATTATCCCCATCGGGACCGATACCCCCAAGAATGCCGAAGACGCTTTGAATGAAAAGCGGCGGTTTGACAACGCCCTTATCAAGAAAGTATGCAAGATTATAGAGATGACCAATGTCGTAGCACTCGTGCTCGAAGCGGGTACCATGATCCGCCATTAGCTCATAGATGCGGGCTATGTCACGGAAGGTATTGCGGAAGATGAACGCTTCGCTGGCGGCAAGATACTCCCGTTCCCACGAAAACTTCCATTCAGAAATCTTCTCTTCGAGCGGATGCATGGAAAAGTTGATTGAACCCATATTCAACGAACACATTTCGGGGCGAAACCTGAGCGCGGCCGCAAGCCGGTCCTCCACCGTCATCTCTGGACTGCCTCCCGTCGTGAGATTGATGACAGCGTTCGTACGTTCCTTAATAACAGGTAGGAACTTGTTGAAAGTCTCCGGGTTGCCTGTGGGTGCTCCGGTTTCGGGGTCGCGCGCGTGGAGGTGGAGAATTGACGCGCCTGCGTCCGCTGCCGCGACCGCCTGCGCTGCGATGTCCGCTGGTTTATAGGGCAGATAATCGGAGAGTGTGGGAGTGTGGATTGCACCTGTGACGGCGCAGGTAACAATGACTTTGCGTTGCTTCTTCATGTCTACTCCTTGTATAACCGCAAGCTACGCGCTGCTGCTGGCGCAAGCGCGCTGAGATGTATGCTACGTGACGCGAATTGCTTTGATGATGATATTGGGTGTATATACGCGCATTGTCAACGGTGTTAACTACGGGCTAACGTTGACGTCATTGAGCGAAGGCGATGACGGACCGACGCGACACGAAATGTTCAGACGCAACGAGGTAGAACGCATCCGATGTAGGCTGGAAATTGAGAGCTTGACCGCTGGTAGGCTGCTGAACTGAAGAATGAGTTTGAAGAAATTGAGCCCGAACATGGGCTCGCGCCAAAGTGCTTAACCGTTTCCGCTGGAAAGGATTTGCGACAACATCAGAAAACCAGCAACCCTGCGCGCTCAGCGGTTTGGTGCCGAGAGGGCGGTGAAGTAAAGATCCATGTCTGTGCCTTGCCCCGAGGCTGCACGCTAGCTACCGAGGATATGGGATAACTGCCTTTCCGAAGAACTGATGCTGTTCAGAAAGAGGTAACGTCGCCGTCATTGCCATGCAACTCGCTCCCCATAATCTGGTGCACAGCGTGCTGTGGAAGCTGCTGATGAGTGCGTGCTGCGTGCCGGGACCGAAAGCGCACGGCAACGGTAATCAGAAGCGGCTCAAGGCGATTTTCGGCTGAGACGGAGGTGTCCCGCGTCGACGAGGGAGGCCTCACCAGCCCGAAGTAGATTTCGCCGGTGTTCTCGTACTGTCGACCAATTGCCGATCTCGGATATCCCGTCGGTTCACGGCATTGCGGTTGGTGGTGGGTAATTGGAGATTGCGCTCACTTCCGATCTCATCGTTGCGGCTGTTTCTTCAACAGTTTTATCGGAGCGACGATGCCCGGCGTTCATCTGCTTACGGGAGGCGTGCGGCGCCGAGCTCCAAATTCCAACTATGTGGCTTGCTTACGAGATCGCGGCCGGCTCAACCATAGAGCATGCCCTGCTTTAAACAATTAGGGCGCGCACGCCGCGGCGAAGGAATCCGTGACATTTTTTCACCGTGCTACAAGTCAGCGGACTTGCAATGGGGTCTGGCACATCGATGTTGCCACGGCCGCAACCAGGCCGTGAATGAGCGCGTGCATGTTAATTTATCGGAAACTTTCTCGCGTGAGCCGCCCCCGTTTGCGGGCACCGATTTCGCCATCCTTCAGGACGAGTACGAAAAGGAAAATCACAGTCGCAGCAGGTGTAATCGGTAGCCTCGCATTCCGCCTCTAAATTGGCGCGATGCGGCGTGCCGACCTTGTTCGCGATACGCGGTTCCTTACTCCCGAGCTTTAGCGTCGAGGCGCTGGATGCTCCGCTCGACTAGGCCAAGCTTGCGTCTTGGGGATGTTGCGCCATAGCAAGGACTTCGGTTCGCCGGAATGGACGAGATAGTGGGGCACCACCGAGGAGGGTGACAACCGCTCGAGAGGTACAGCCCGCGTACCGGGGCAAGCCGTGGAAATCTTCCTGAGATGCACCCGAACACCTCGGAATCCCGGCTTTCCACGACGAGCATATCCGAGAAGCACTGTCCGAACTTGGGTACAGCGCAGACGTATTTGACGATGTCGTTGTCAGGAAGGTTATGTCATCTGATTGAGTCGCTGGTTGCCTTTGTTGTGGAGATACGGAGCGCTGCTTAGTGTGGCGAGATTGCCCAGGCGCCGGTCCCTTTCGGACGCGTGCGAACTGGATGCATATGCGCGTATACTGTTCCAAGTTGCCACAACCACCCGGAGACGTTCGATGGAATTGCTTCAATGTAACTGTTCGTTTCTACGCAGTGCAACGCGTGCGTTGACGCAGGCATATGACGAGGTGCTCAGGCCAAGCGGCTTGCGTATGACGCAATTCTCCATGCTCGCGCGAGCGTCAGCGGTAGGCGAAATTTCACTGAGCGAGCTGGCCGACCTGATGGCGATGGACCGTACTACTCTCGGAAGAAACTTGCGGCCCCTCGAGCGCGAGGGCCTCGTGCAAGTTGACATCGGGGAAGACAGGCGTGAAAGGCTGGTTACCGTGACGCCCGCTGGCGTGAAGGTCCTGGCTAGTGCCCTGCCGTTGTGGGAGCAAGTGCACCAACGTTTTGAGCGAAAGGTGGGTAAACGTGAAGCTAAAGAGTTGCGATTTGCTCTGAAACGGCTTGTAAGCGTGGGCCGAGAGTTGTCTGCGGAAAACGCGTGCCATCCTCAATGAGCGTTGCCAGTGGCCATCGCGGTCCGCTGCTGGCAGGGCATAGTCCGTGCGCTCCATCCTCGTGATGCTCGGTATCCCAAGCGTTTCGCGTGCGGTGTGACCGCCGGGGTGCGGAGCCTCGACGGGGACAACGTCAGGATGGTTCTGACAACCTGTACGCAGTTGCTCTGCGGCTGTCGACGCTGGCCGATGCCGTGATAGATTGAGGCATCAAAAGGATGTCGTTGTCCGCTGGTCAGATCGACACCCATCGTCACGATTGCGGTTGCCAAAGCTACCCAAGGGCAGGGCACGCGAACCGTGACAATGAGGGCCGTATCAGGATTATTACCGACCCGGAAAGCGGTTATCCGGGTGACTGAGAATCGAAAGGCCCCTTCCCTGAGGTACTTTCGGATCAGCGGCTGCTTGGTCCCGCATAAGCCGTCGTTGTAACACCGCCACGATCCCTGGCGCTGCTGATGCGCGCCGGCACGGTGGCGGCCCGTGGTCACTGGGGCGGCCACGAGGGCGTGGCGACGCTTGCATCACCGGTTTTGCAGGCGCGCCACGCGCACTTCTAATCGGGCCGGCGCCTCTATCGCAACCGCAACCGACTGAAAAATCGAAGTGCCGCTTACGTTGCGATGTCCGGCGAACCCGACGCGCCGGCCCCTTGCGTTTGGGTGTCACGTTGATAGTTACTTGGATCTTACAGATAGGTAACAGAACGTATTGACGGCAAGCGCACTTGCGGTGATCTTCGTGGCGTGCGTGATCTAAGGATCGCGTCGAAGTGGCCGCGCCTTGAGATTAAACCGTGGGAGAGACCAAAAATGCATGCACTGCGAGCGCTCAGAGAATCCGGGGTACACAGTCCACAGGATATAAGGGCAATACTTGCCGAAGATGTAGTCTTCAATTCCCCGGTTCTGACCCGGCCGTTAGCTGGCGCAGAAATCGTCTCTGCTGTACTCGCAGCGTCGGCGCTCGCTCGGGGTATCGGGGGACAGTATGTATCGGAGTACCGCGTTGACGCAGTCACGACGGTTCTGAGATGGCAAGGCACCGTTCAGGGTCACTTACTTGAAAGCATCGAGATATTAGTTGATGACGCCGCAGGCCTTCTAGTTGAGCGGACAATCGCGTATCGTCCGCTGCCCGCTGTCGAGATATTCCGTGACCTGCTTTATCCTCTTATCAAAGACATTGTGCCGGCGGATTTGTGGGCTTATTGACAGATCCATGTGCTTTGAGCCGCCTTCGCGAAGGCACCAGGTCGCTACGCTGCGGTCGCTGAAGTAGCACGAAAGTTCAGGGCGTTAGCTACCTGGAGGCCAGGCAGCGGCGCCTTCCGTAATCGGCGGATTACTGTGCGGCATGATTGCTTAGGCCATGCCGTAGAGCTTGCGCTGCAACGTCCAAAGACCGACCGCAATGCTCGCGCGAACAGATAGCGATGCCATCCCGTACGACTGTGGGCCAGCGTAGCGCGGTTCCCTTATAGCGCATACCGGCAGCAGCCGTCGCAGAACTCTTCACCGTTCGCCAACCATTGTTTGCCCGCGTGGCAATGGAATGTCTCACGCCGGAAACTGGCCGCCGTGTGCGCGAATTAAGGATATAATGCGCGTATATACACGTATTGTCCGTTGCGCAATCCGTATGTCATCCGCAGCTATAGGTCCCGAGTGGGCAAGCAGGATGTGAGCGTTACATGCAGCAGATGCGGCGCTATCCCTGGATCAGAACGCCCGGAAAGCTGCGCTGCCAACAACAGATCTGAGCTCGCTCGCCGTCCATGGAACGGGGCCGGCGACGGTTTCCGACAACTGCTCGGTTTTAGCCGAGCGGTTGCCGAAGCCGCGTTAGCTCAACAGTAATCGAAGACCGATCCTTAGATCGAGGTCCCGATGGGTTCAACTCGAGGTTTGCCAAGATGGCGTTTATCAAGAACATGAAGGTTGGGCGACGCCTCGGTGTCGGCTTTGCACTCGTACTGCTGCTATTGACTGCTGTCGGTTGCATTGGCGTGGTGCAGTCGTCCAGGATCTACGCCGGGACCCGCGCCATCTCGGAAGACTGATTGCCTAGTGTTGAGGCGTTGAGCGAAATCCGGCGCAGGGCCGACGACGTGCGTCGCATTTCCCTGCGCGAACTGCTTCCGGCAGACGAAAAGGGGATCAGCGAATTGCACGCACGTCGCGCGGCAGGGGTGATCGGATTTGCGGCTGCGATGCAAGAATATAAAAGGTATCTTTCCTCTGACGATGAAAGAAGGCTTTACGAAGGTATCGAATCGTCGTGGGCGCGTTATCTTGATACGAGCGACCAGATTGAACGGTTGATGGGGTCAGCAGACGCCAATTTGTCCAGCGCCCGTCAGCTTGCGGCCAGCGAAGGCGTTACGCGCTTTGCGACTACTCTGTCGTTCATAGACGCGGACAGCAAGCTTAATCATGATGGGTCTGTGCGGGAAGTTGAGGCTGCAAATGCGGCGTTCGTTAGCGCGCGCGTATGGACATTTGTCCTCATGATTGCTGCATTGATCGGGGGTGTTTCGATCGCCTTCCTCATCACCCGGTCTATTACTGTTCCACTGCAACAGTCCGTGCAATTAGCCGAGCGCGTCGCAAAAGGCGACCTAACATCAACGATACAAGCGGACGGTGAAGATGAGATCAGCCTACTGCTCGCGTCGCTTGGGCGCATGAACGAGGGTCTTCGCGAGACGGTAGCACGCGTGTTTTCTGGCAGCGGAAGCATTGCGATCAGCTCTGCGGAGATCGCGACGGGAAACGCGGACCTGAGCCAGCGTACCGAAGAGCAGGCGGCCTCCTTGCAAGAAACGGCTGCCAGCATGGAACAGCTAGCGGCGACCGTACGGCGAAATACAGACGACGCAGGAAAAGGTAATTCGCTCGCTTCGCAGGCTTGCCAGACTGCTAGCCGCGGCGAGGCGATCGTAGGCCGGGTTGTCCAGACCATGAGCGACATATCGACCAGTTCCGGGAAAGTAACGCAGATAATTTCGGTGATCGAAGGCATCGCCTTCCAGACAAACATTCTGGCGCTCAATGCCGCAGTCGAGGCCGCGCGCGCTGGCGAGCAGGGAAGGGGATTTGCTGTAGTGGCCAGCGAGGTGCGTACGCTAGCACAGCGAAGCGCTTCGGCTGCCAAGGAGGTGAAGGACCTGATAACTCAGGCCGTCGCAACGGTCAGCGATGGCAGCGCCTTGGTCGAAGATGCTGGACTCACAATGCGTGAGATTCTGGAATCCGTGCAACGGGTTGCCGAATTGATGCAAAAAATTAGCGCTGCATCCGAGGAACAGGATTCGGGAATTGCGCAGGCGACCGTTGCTATCTCGCAAATGGACGAGGTGACGCAGCGCAATGCGGCGTTGGTGGAACAGGTTTCGGCGGCGGCTCAATCGATGGCGGCTCAGTCGCGTTCTTTGCGCGACGTGGTGTCGGTATTCAAGGTGCCCGATTTCGACAGATAGCCAGTCCTATTACGCCAAGATCCGGCCGTCGCGGAGCGGCCGCAGAGCTTGCTGCAGTCCAGTCGGAATTCCGGCTGCGACGCCTCAGGTTTGCCGGCCGAATGTTACGGCAAAGCTGTAGTGTCGTACCTGGGCAAAGCTGAAGCGTCGCATGTCATGCTGGCTGACCTTTGATGGGAGGCTCACATGACGACATCCGGGACGATCACCATGACGATGCGCGAGGTTGACCGGCTCAGGACGATCCAGTCGGTAGTCGATGGCATGCTGATGACGTGGCAGGCTGCGGAGCGGCTCCATCTGAGCCGGCGTCAGGTCGAGCGGCTGACGGTGCGGTATCGTAGCCAGGGCGCATCAGGCGTCCTGTCACGGCATCGTGGGCATCCGAGCAACTACCAGCTGGCCGATGGCGTGGCTGAGCGGGCGTTGAACCTGATCCGGGACTGCTACACGGATTTGGGCCGACGCTGGCGTGCGAGAAACTGCGTGAATGTCATGGGCTGGCGCTGTCAAAGGAAACGGTGCGTCACCTGATGACGGAGGCTGGCTTGTGGATTCCGCGCCGGCAGCGACCGCCGAAGATCTACCAGCCGAGAAGCCGTCGTGCCTGTCTGGGCGAGCTGATCCAGATCGACGGCAGCGATCATCGCTGGTTCGAGGAACGGGCGCCGGCGTGCACGCTGCTGGGCTATGTGGACGATGCCACGAACCGGCTGATGGCACTGCACTTCGCCACCGAATTGACCTTCAGCTATTTCGAGGCGATGGCGCGTACCTTAAACAGCGTGGCAAGACGGTGGCGCTGTACAGCAACAAGTACAGCGTGTTTCGCGAGACGGGCGCGAACAAGGACGGCAATAGCCTGACTCACTTTAGCCGCTCGATGCGTACGAATTGAACGTCGATACATTCTGCGCAAATGGCAGTCCGGCCACGAGGCGCGTGGACCGTGCGCATGTGACGTCGCCTGACCGGCTCGTCAAGGAACTGCGACTACGTGGTATCAGCACAGTCGGCGAAGCCAACGCCTATGCACGTGTTTTCATGGCGGCCCTGTAACGCACGCTTCGCTAAGCCGCCGAAGAGCGACCTGGATGCGCACCGGCCGCTACGCGCGAATGAGAGCCCTGAGCTGGTGATGACGTAGCGCGAGCCGCGAAAGGTGACGAAGTCGTTGACGGTGCAGTACGCCCGGGTCATGTATCGACTGGACGACACGCCGGAAAACCAGAAAGCCTATTGCGCCAGACACCAGCCTGCTCAAAAATTTTCTCCCTGCGATCTCATCGTCGAATCCCATTCTCTGCGATTCCACGTTGGCTCACTACGCCCCGCAAGCAAGGCATGCCGCCCCTGTGCGACAAGGCAGGCGCCCCTGCCATCGCCTACTCGACGCAACCCATGATGCCACGGCGGAACCCTTCGCAGTGGCCTACGGTACGTTTTGCTCACCCCGTTAATCCGCAAGACTCCCAGTTGACATTGCGCGTATATGCACCCATTATTCAGCTCCGATGTGAACACTGGCTTACGGCGTTTCGTGAAAACGTCGTTAACGTGAGGTAGTTCACGATGCAGTTTGGGAAGTGCTCAAAGGTAGGAACCGGCTGTGTCCGCGCGGCTGGAGACTGCCGTCGGCGGCACTGACAGCAACAGGCTGTGGAAGGCAGGCCTGTACGCCC
The DNA window shown above is from Paraburkholderia sp. BL10I2N1 and carries:
- a CDS encoding LysR family transcriptional regulator, whose product is MGAATTHPTINTRAKRYFNSHMPRPHLPLSALRAFEAAFRQRGYSRAADELGLSHGAVSHHIKSLEQLLGVKLFRRDGHVMVPTEAGQRLALHVSEGMSRLAQGIEEVRARKLRSRIVTVSVLPAFAARWLIPRLASLHQSNPDIEVNIRASALLADLSHEGVDVGLRYGPGKWAYFKFRVAGLAGQVRASARRSEYLTRVEEVSWDRAGCGRMRQPALQDNVNR
- a CDS encoding MFS transporter → MAPTRFRFVVVGLLFMIATVNYVDRGALSFASEHIIGAFGFDSAQWGEILGFFGYGYMFGALIGGVLLDRWGARKVWMVAGVAWSIFEGGTAIAGELGLTVFGGSALAGFAVMRSIFGFSEGPAFSSINKTIVRWAAPSERAMLSSFALASTPFGAMLAAPITVGLLTATGNWRMTFAILGAGSLLLIAIFAWVFTDSPEESRRVNAAELRKIRHHAPTVSPTAPPPDSNEEIPGWLSFFSSRTLVCNAIGYFAFLYVTFLLLTWTPKYLQNQFHYSLSSLSYVGAIPWLGSCLAVLIGGRLSDLILTKTGDLRIARGQFAAACLLLAGVCFLLVPKAGSAAGVLALMTIANALNTLPNAVYWVVVLDTAPRARIGTFSGMTHFIANISSVAAPTLTGYLVKVNGYNAMFFAAGLVSLVGMIAMLSVVPGVFVKRKLALVQPDARRAEIPDNGNRTS
- a CDS encoding amidase — its product is MTKHQSKISASKGADDDGNCATILAQSAAMEAGQASSSEQVELCIARIDDPMGEGIRTFTKVWREQARDVAVAQDTLLRSGYRASPIAGIPVSIKDLLDVKGEVTRAGALALDDMPVAACDAPVVSRLRSSGAVLIGRTNMTPFAFSVVGLNSHFGTPGNPWDRDRIPGGSSSGAAVSVADGMVAAAIGSDTVGSIRVPAALCGVVGFKPTQRAVPLSGAVPLSATLDSIGPLARSVADCAAIHAVISGEAAVPLDMVGVRGLTFGVPREIVLDDLDIEVGRAFERACALISEAGARIQLVSFTALREVDALNGNRVIQLAEAYAWHRELLERRGTDYDPRISARVRSGAQILAAEYLSMLSHRRRLMREFDGATSGFDALLLPTTSIIAPTFDECMAAEDAVRTKLLRNTAPFNFLDCCSISLPVHRPGEAPVGLMVAGHRNGDWQLLKVANAIESIIAGTGR
- a CDS encoding tautomerase, which codes for MPYLQLDVNGQYPPEAKARLAQLLCETYASMMSVDIRRISVAVRECGDGGVWRMIDGRPQPVAVLMCDIRRGRSAELRLEVAKSLCRHCIEILGLHEDRLNVEFTQHAGDEMYHPTLGGYSPEWSEDERSGA
- a CDS encoding 3-keto-5-aminohexanoate cleavage protein, with product MKKQRKVIVTCAVTGAIHTPTLSDYLPYKPADIAAQAVAAADAGASILHLHARDPETGAPTGNPETFNKFLPVIKERTNAVINLTTGGSPEMTVEDRLAAALRFRPEMCSLNMGSINFSMHPLEEKISEWKFSWEREYLAASEAFIFRNTFRDIARIYELMADHGTRFEHECYDIGHLYNLAYFLDKGVVKPPLFIQSVFGILGGIGPDGDNVVFMRQTADRLFGDDYIWSVLAAGRHQMPVATQAAIMGGNVRVGLEDSLYIKKGRLAKDNADQVRKVRRLLSEFSLEVATPEEARTILSLKGADNVNF
- a CDS encoding MarR family transcriptional regulator, giving the protein MELLQCNCSFLRSATRALTQAYDEVLRPSGLRMTQFSMLARASAVGEISLSELADLMAMDRTTLGRNLRPLEREGLVQVDIGEDRRERLVTVTPAGVKVLASALPLWEQVHQRFERKVGKREAKELRFALKRLVSVGRELSAENACHPQ
- a CDS encoding MCP four helix bundle domain-containing protein, encoding MAFIKNMKVGRRLGVGFALVLLLLTAVGCIGVVQSSRIYAGTRAISED
- a CDS encoding methyl-accepting chemotaxis protein, translated to MPSVEALSEIRRRADDVRRISLRELLPADEKGISELHARRAAGVIGFAAAMQEYKRYLSSDDERRLYEGIESSWARYLDTSDQIERLMGSADANLSSARQLAASEGVTRFATTLSFIDADSKLNHDGSVREVEAANAAFVSARVWTFVLMIAALIGGVSIAFLITRSITVPLQQSVQLAERVAKGDLTSTIQADGEDEISLLLASLGRMNEGLRETVARVFSGSGSIAISSAEIATGNADLSQRTEEQAASLQETAASMEQLAATVRRNTDDAGKGNSLASQACQTASRGEAIVGRVVQTMSDISTSSGKVTQIISVIEGIAFQTNILALNAAVEAARAGEQGRGFAVVASEVRTLAQRSASAAKEVKDLITQAVATVSDGSALVEDAGLTMREILESVQRVAELMQKISAASEEQDSGIAQATVAISQMDEVTQRNAALVEQVSAAAQSMAAQSRSLRDVVSVFKVPDFDR